The genomic region AAGCTTGACGATCTTCCGTCAATTTGACTGGTAGCCCTACCGGATAAGCATCAGCGGCACAGCAGGTAATAACAAACCGCGAAAGGAGCAAGTAATTAGGTGGAAATTCCGGCGGATGAATGGTGAACCCTTGTACCTTGACTTTTTGACCTGTGTATGCATCTGGTTCGGGATAAACATTCAGCGTACGCACCCAATCTAAAAGCGATCGCGCCTCTGGTTTGACGGAACCGTAAAAGGCTTGAGGCTGGGAACGGGTAGCAGCGAGAAAGTCTGTCACCCCTCTTTGCATGGCGGTTTGGCTAGCAAAAACGCGGGGAGTGAAAATCAACCCGGCGATCGCAGTTACTATTAGCAAAATACTGCTAAAACCAGGTGGAAGTAAACTGATATGACGCACTGGCAATATACGGCGTTGACGCAGGAGTTGCGCAGCCTTTAAACCTGCTACACTCAAAAACCCAATTCCTCCAGCAATTACCAACCAAAAATAATCGGGGTGAATTAATAAATTGAGCTTACCAGTCAGCCAGTATTTCAGCATTAAACTGCCCCAAGCAGCGATTGCCAATACTTCTAGCCAATTTAGGATCTTATATTTGTCATTAGTCATTTGTTATTAGTCATTGGTCATTGGTCGCGCACTTAAATCACGTATAAGTTAATCAATAATGTAAATAAAAATGTCAACTGAGCAGCTAGGGCAAATAGATAAATAATTGCCCGTGGTTTAAAAATTGATAGCATCAAACCAATGCCTTTAAGGTCAATCATGGGTCCAAAGATCAAAAAGGCTAGTAA from Chroococcidiopsis sp. SAG 2025 harbors:
- a CDS encoding TIGR03943 family putative permease subunit; this translates as MTNDKYKILNWLEVLAIAAWGSLMLKYWLTGKLNLLIHPDYFWLVIAGGIGFLSVAGLKAAQLLRQRRILPVRHISLLPPGFSSILLIVTAIAGLIFTPRVFASQTAMQRGVTDFLAATRSQPQAFYGSVKPEARSLLDWVRTLNVYPEPDAYTGQKVKVQGFTIHPPEFPPNYLLLSRFVITCCAADAYPVGLPVKLTEDRQAYPPDTWLEVEGQMITETLKDKRQLTIQANAAPKKIPEPQNPYEY